The Vitis vinifera cultivar Pinot Noir 40024 chromosome 12, ASM3070453v1 genome has a segment encoding these proteins:
- the LOC100266026 gene encoding 3-hydroxyisobutyryl-CoA hydrolase-like protein 5: MGQEGVKRDEQVVLGEEIGNIRVITLNRPRQLNVISSKVVSLLAEYLEKWEKDDKAELVIIKGVGRAFSAGGDLKMFYDGREPRDSCLEVVYRMYWLCYHIHSYKKTQVALVHGISMGGGASLMVPMKFSVVTEKTVFATPEATIGFHTDCGFSYMLSHLPGHLGEFIALTGARLNGKELVTVGLATHYVPSEKMPELEKRLMCLNSGDRNAIKSAIEEFSLDVKVDEDSVLNKQSTINECFSKDSVEEIIKSFETEARKEGNAWIGPMLKSLKRSSPTGLKITLRSIREGRNQTLAESLKKEFRLTMNILRTTISNDVYEGIRALTIDKDNAPKWDPPTLDKVNGEKVDIVFQPFKEELELQIPEKEECRWDGKYEHSAYAQVTEEAK, translated from the exons ATGGGACAAGAAGGGGTAAAACGAGATGAGCag GTTGTTTTAGGGGAAGAAATAGGGAATATCAGAGTGATCACCTTGAATCGCCCTCGACAATTGAATGTCATTTCATCAAAAGTG GTTTCTCTGCTAGCAGAATACCTAGAAAAATGGGAGAAAGATGACAAGGCAGAGCTTGTGATAATCAAG GGAGTTGGCAGGGCTTTTTCTGCTGGAGGAGATTTGAAAATGTTCTATGATGGCAGGGAACCAA GGGATTCTTGCCTTGAAGTGGTCTATAGAATGTATTGGCTTTGTTATCACATCCATTCCTATAAGAAAACCCAG GTTGCTCTTGTTCATGGAATTTCCATGGGTGGAGGTGCGTCTTTGATGGTTCCAATGAAGTTCTCAGTTGTCACAGAAAAGACT GTTTTTGCCACTCCAGAAGCGACTATTGGATTTCACACTGACTGTGGTTTCTCATACATGCTTTCCCATCTTCCCGGACATCTGG GGGAATTTATAGCCTTAACAGGGGCAAGGCTAAATGGCAAGGAACTGGTTACGGTTGGACTGGCAACCCATTATGTCCCTTCTGAG AAAATGCCCGAGCTAGAGAAGCGCCTGATGTGTTTGAACTCTGGTGATCGCAATGCTATCAAATCTGCAATCGAAGAGTTCTCCTTAGATGTTAAGGTTGATGAAGATAGTGTGTTAAACAA GCAGTCAACAATCAATGAGTGCTTTTCCAAGGATTCTGTGGAGGAGATCATAAAATCATTT GAAACCGAGGcaagaaaagaaggaaatgcTTGGATTGGTCCAATGCTTAAGAGTCTGAAAAGATCATCCCCTACAGGATTGAAGATAACATTAAGATCG ATTCGAGAAGGAAGAAATCAAACACTTGCAGAATCCTTGAAGAAGGAATTTAGACTCACAATGAACATCCTGCGAACTACAATATCTAACGATGTCTATGAG GGTATTCGAGCTCTGACCATTGACAAGGATAATGCTCCAAAG TGGGATCCACCAACTCTTGACAAAGTGAACGGTGAGAAAGTAGATATAGTATTTCAGCCATTCAAAGAAGAATTGGAGCTCCAGATTCCAGAAAAGGAGGAATGCAG ATGGGACGGAAAATATGAACATTCAGCCTATGCGCAGGTGACTGAGGAAGCAAAATAA
- the LOC100243717 gene encoding aspartyl protease family protein 2 — protein sequence MVLKVFLLLVLLLVCGAAGTHDHKSKNGSHLAGIEFPEHPSFNAVTASATTGCSIPNSKKSNPSQDEGFDNCDDDVDDDEAEDGDGDVKQTVKLNLKRRSAGTEKKESVGVSKMKDLARIQTLYKRMTEKKNQNTVSRLKKQQSKPQVAPPAAAPESSASVFSGQLIATLESGVSLGSGEYFIDVFVGTPPKHFSLILDTGSDLNWIQCVPCYECFEQNGPHYDPGQSSSYRNIGCHDSRCHLVSSPDPPQPCKAENQTCPYYYWYGDSSNTTGDFALETFTVNLTMSSGKPELRRVENVMFGCGHWNRGLFHGAAGLLGLGRGPLSFSSQLQSLYGHSFSYCLVDRNSDANVSSKLIFGEDKDLLSHPELNFTTLVAGKENPVDTFYYVQIKSIVVGGEVVNIPEEKWQIATDGSGGTIIDSGTTLSYFAEPAYQVIKEAFMAKVKGYPVVKDFPVLEPCYNVTGVEQPDLPDFGIVFSDGAVWNFPVENYFIEIEPREVVCLAILGTPPSALSIIGNYQQQNFHILYDTKKSRLGFAPTKCADV from the coding sequence ATGGTGCTCAAGGTTTTCCTCCTCCTCGTTCTTCTGTTAGTCTGCGGCGCCGCCGGAACCCACGATCACAAATCAAAGAATGGTTCTCACCTCGCCGGAATCGAATTTCCCGAGCACCCCAGCTTCAATGCGGTCACAGCTTCAGCTACTACTGGGTGTAGCATCCCAAATTCGAAGAAATCGAATCCATCGCAAGATGAAGGGTTCGACAATTGTGATGACGATGTCGATGACGACGAGGCGGAAGACGGCGACGGCGATGTGAAACAGACGGTGAAGCTAAACCTGAAGCGCCGGTCGGCGGGCACAGAGAAGAAGGAATCGGTGGGTGTGTCAAAAATGAAGGACTTGGCAAGAATTCAGACTCTCTACAAAAGAATGACTGAGAAAAAGAACCAAAACACGGTGTCAAGGCTGAAGAAACAGCAATCGAAGCCCCAAGTAGCACCGCCAGCGGCGGCCCCGGAGTCCTCCGCAAGCGTGTTCTCCGGCCAGCTCATTGCAACGTTGGAGTCCGGTGTGAGCCTTGGGTCAGGCGAGTACTTCATTGATGTGTTTGTGGGTACACCTCCTAAGCATTTCTCTCTTATACTTGATACTGGTAGTGATCTTAATTGGATTCAATGTGTGCCTTGTTACGAATGTTTTGAGCAAAATGGACCTCATTATGATCCTGGGCAGTCCTCTTCTTATCGCAATATCGGTTGCCATGATTCCCGGTGCCACCTCGTTTCCTCTCCTGACCCTCCTCAGCCCTGCAAGGCTGAGAACCAGACCTGTCCCTACTACTACTGGTACGGTGATAGTTCTAACACCACCGGTGATTTTGCTCTAGAAACTTTCACTGTTAACCTCACCATGTCCTCTGGAAAGCCCGAATTGAGGAGGGTGGAGAATGTCATGTTTGGTTGTGGTCATTGGAATAGAGGCCTCTTTCATGGGGCTGCTGGATTGTTGGGATTGGGGAGGGGGCCACTCTCCTTCTCGTCCCAGCTCCAATCTCTGTATGGCCACTCTTTCTCTTATTGTCTAGTCGATCGGAATAGTGATGCTAATGTCAGCAGTAAGTTGATTTTTGGTGAGGACAAGGACCTCTTGAGCCATCCGGAGTTGAACTTCACTActttggttgctgggaaagaAAACCCAGTGGATACATTTTATTATGTCCAGATTAAATCCATTGTGGTTGGCGGAGAGGTGGTCAATATTCCAGAGGAGAAGTGGCAGATTGCCACTGATGGCTCTGGTGGTACAATCATCGATTCAGGCACTACACTTAGCTACTTTGCTGAGCCTGCATATCAGGTTATCAAGGAGGCATTTATGGCCAAGGTGAAAGGATACCCAGTAGTAAAGGATTTTCCTGTTTTGGAGCCTTGTTACAATGTTACTGGGGTGGAGCAACCGGACCTGCCTGACTTTGGAATTGTCTTTAGTGATGGAGCTGTCTGGAATTTCCCAGTTGAGAACTACTTTATTGAGATTGAACCAAGGGAAGTTGTGTGTCTAGCGATTTTGGGAACCCCGCCTTCGGCCCTTTCAATAATTGGAAACTACCAGCAGCAGAATTTCCATATCTTGTATGATACAAAGAAGTCTAGGCTGGGCTTTGCACCGACAAAGTGTGCTGATGTCTGA